The Sediminitomix flava genome includes a window with the following:
- a CDS encoding DEAD/DEAH box helicase, whose protein sequence is MNVFNIHQNITENYLSYLESFIHIEDKKIKGAIEEHFSKKDFLPEPLIQFNPSFEVGKSLSEIEGIHPDLQSIFGQYKLYKHQVEALEKGLNGDSFVVTSGTGSGKSLTFLGTIFNDILQQEVKKKGVKAILVYPMNALINSQEEEIVKYEINYLKNHTSEENIDESEEFVKKPLNEQLKHYKKHSEVAFPITYKRYTGQESGEKKASILNDQPDILLTNYMMLELIMSRAKEKGLRKAIQSNLKYLVYDEMHTYRGRQGADVALLNRRIKSFRNDELICIGTSATMASGSTIQESKEKVAEVAELLFAQKYTTDKIIGEYLEKCTEGVEVDSGMLKEELTSSTLTTLFDSFESIEVLEKEAVKFIHHPLARWIEHNMALDNTDIILKRGKPERLSDIVNKLSEEVDHSIDKTNIYESVMSLLRWAEALNMAYVNLGQRKSLLPFRLHQFVSQTGNMYLTLEKRDKRAIVFEEGLTYKNKPIYQTVFSRYSGHEFICVRKDYGSSKLCQRDVNDLPEKIRKEDLKGNKSLDTKRKSLTAEDFCSGYILLEKDGEEDAIWNEDKLQSLPSNWFKKKGLDQYYEYLLPKLIYFNEEGEFSDDNAGLPMKGWFIPTYFLFDPTCDIIYDGKTTERTKLSGIGNEGRSTATTVISYSILDALDNQGVSTENQKVLSFTDNRQDASLQAGHYNDFYTLGCLRSSIYHAMKETSEPLDSDSIAPAVMKQLNLKETEYAYKPSESEFFPDPANQNALRDFLFLKIAYDLKLGWRYTAPNLEGAGLLKIQYKRLSEFCKVEEFWKGIHLFDQLSSTQRETIVYEILEFFRTSFALDHSIFANTGDLVFRLRDRLNPEKSWSLDQNEKAIEEPVYLLPKTLEKRPRGIFTSSIGYSSYLGKYLKKLFTQYEVDYEFNRASYEVFIAKLLSTLKKGHFITDKALGAKDKKDILGYRLRMDSMLWTINEEGKPTIDKIRMNLGVDSPVNYLNANKFFKSFYQQNFNKYPKRYKASEHTGQLNNEDRITREDEFRRGDISALYCSPTMELGIDIKDLNIVHMRNVPPSPANYAQRSGRAGRGGQTALVFTYATSRSPHDRHYFKNQIDMVAGVVAPPKIDLSNEELLLNHFHAMMLMDCSFAGDEGDYNSISYLVDIDKTPELPLKDSVFRKIDDFSSFNEGLISSFQNLLDDLGINSTEHKWYYDNWVNDKANQFKNSFNQSFDRWRKLFISSENLLTKARNTLDNHHIKDSSEDKKTAKREHAIALRQRSLLLGNATTNGQSEFNLFRYLASENFLPGYNFTRLPIRAYVGGDRHTDSGEYISRPRFVALNEFGPQNTIYHKGTKYKIQKVDLTDAEIQLEKIKVSDDTGYAFLNEEAKGQNNDPITSKELSGFRSTRLLQLDTVNTTSFERISSQEEERQRAGYDIQNFFSWNNEASNKTLTLERGGEPLLQLTFSSAANLIQVNQKWRKTRDEEGFPIGVKDGIWKSKKQVGEAEEGSIVPVMPYTRDTADILYIQPMEQLIEENDKQQSAILSLMYALKRGIEETFSIEENELGVWAMGDQTRPNILFFESSEGSLGVLTQLVQKPEFLTKVFENAYVKCFYDLKTKEEIDGPREDVSYDDLLSYYNQRYHQLLSRSIVKNPLERLMELKAVTQEGGLQRDIYDELINSYDKNSQMEEQLIKYLYTNDYRLPDKAQFNMEEFLVSIDFVAKVNNTPYLIFVDGSVHDNERVQQEDKEKRTLLMNSGYNVVAWHYSQPIEEFVQNHLHVFPKIKN, encoded by the coding sequence ATGAACGTATTTAACATTCATCAGAATATAACTGAAAACTACCTTTCCTATTTGGAGAGTTTTATACATATAGAGGATAAGAAAATCAAAGGTGCGATAGAGGAACACTTTAGTAAAAAAGATTTTTTACCAGAGCCTTTAATACAATTTAATCCATCATTTGAAGTAGGGAAGTCACTTTCAGAAATTGAAGGAATACATCCAGATCTACAATCCATATTTGGTCAATATAAGTTATACAAACATCAAGTAGAAGCCTTAGAGAAGGGGCTTAATGGAGATAGTTTCGTTGTAACTTCTGGAACTGGTTCAGGTAAGTCGTTAACTTTTTTGGGAACTATATTTAATGATATTCTCCAGCAAGAGGTTAAGAAGAAAGGGGTAAAAGCTATTCTAGTATACCCGATGAATGCTCTTATTAATTCACAAGAAGAGGAAATTGTTAAGTATGAAATTAATTATCTTAAAAATCATACTTCTGAAGAAAATATTGATGAGAGTGAAGAATTCGTTAAAAAGCCACTTAATGAACAATTAAAGCATTATAAAAAGCATTCAGAGGTAGCTTTTCCAATTACTTATAAGCGATATACAGGTCAAGAAAGTGGTGAAAAGAAGGCGAGTATATTAAATGATCAGCCTGATATTCTCTTGACAAACTATATGATGCTAGAGCTGATTATGTCAAGAGCTAAGGAAAAGGGATTACGTAAAGCTATTCAGTCTAACCTTAAATACTTGGTTTATGATGAAATGCATACGTACAGAGGTCGTCAAGGGGCTGATGTAGCATTATTGAATAGACGTATCAAGAGCTTTAGAAATGATGAATTGATTTGTATTGGTACTTCTGCAACGATGGCTTCAGGTTCGACTATTCAAGAGTCGAAGGAGAAAGTTGCAGAAGTTGCAGAGCTGTTATTTGCACAAAAATATACAACTGATAAGATTATTGGTGAGTATTTAGAAAAGTGTACAGAAGGTGTTGAAGTAGATAGCGGTATGCTTAAAGAAGAGCTTACTTCCTCAACATTAACCACACTCTTTGACAGCTTCGAATCTATTGAGGTCTTAGAAAAAGAAGCTGTAAAGTTTATTCATCACCCTTTAGCTAGGTGGATAGAGCATAATATGGCTCTTGATAATACTGATATTATTTTAAAACGGGGTAAGCCAGAAAGGTTAAGCGATATTGTAAATAAGTTGAGCGAAGAAGTAGATCATAGTATTGATAAAACCAATATATATGAATCTGTGATGTCACTTCTTAGATGGGCTGAAGCCTTGAATATGGCTTATGTTAATTTGGGACAAAGAAAGTCTCTATTGCCATTCAGGCTTCATCAATTTGTTTCTCAAACAGGTAATATGTATTTGACTCTTGAAAAACGAGATAAAAGAGCTATCGTTTTTGAAGAAGGTCTGACCTATAAAAATAAGCCAATATATCAGACCGTTTTCAGTCGTTATTCGGGGCATGAGTTTATCTGTGTGAGAAAAGACTATGGCTCTTCAAAGTTATGTCAAAGAGATGTAAATGACCTTCCTGAAAAAATCAGAAAAGAAGACTTAAAAGGAAATAAAAGTTTAGATACTAAAAGAAAAAGTCTCACAGCAGAAGATTTTTGTAGTGGGTATATTCTTTTAGAGAAGGATGGTGAGGAAGATGCTATTTGGAATGAGGATAAACTCCAATCATTACCTTCAAATTGGTTTAAGAAAAAAGGATTGGATCAATATTATGAGTACCTGCTTCCTAAGCTTATATACTTTAATGAAGAGGGAGAATTCTCAGATGATAATGCAGGACTCCCTATGAAAGGTTGGTTTATCCCAACATATTTCCTTTTTGACCCTACTTGTGATATCATTTATGATGGGAAAACAACTGAAAGAACAAAATTATCGGGCATAGGTAATGAAGGTCGTTCTACGGCAACAACTGTTATTTCTTATAGTATACTTGATGCTCTGGATAATCAGGGAGTAAGTACCGAAAATCAGAAAGTGTTAAGCTTTACAGATAATCGACAGGATGCTTCATTACAAGCAGGGCACTATAATGATTTTTATACTTTAGGTTGTTTGCGTTCATCAATTTATCATGCGATGAAAGAGACTTCAGAACCTCTTGACTCTGATTCAATTGCACCTGCTGTAATGAAACAGTTGAATCTTAAAGAAACAGAGTATGCATACAAGCCTTCAGAAAGTGAGTTTTTTCCTGATCCTGCAAATCAAAATGCATTGAGGGATTTCCTATTTTTAAAAATAGCTTATGATCTTAAACTAGGGTGGCGATATACTGCTCCAAATTTAGAAGGAGCAGGACTTCTTAAGATTCAGTATAAACGACTTTCTGAATTTTGTAAAGTAGAAGAGTTCTGGAAAGGAATACATCTATTTGATCAACTTTCTAGTACTCAGAGAGAAACTATTGTCTACGAGATACTTGAGTTTTTTAGGACATCGTTTGCTTTGGATCATTCTATATTTGCCAATACAGGAGATCTTGTCTTTCGATTAAGAGATAGATTAAATCCTGAAAAATCATGGTCACTGGATCAGAACGAAAAAGCAATTGAAGAACCTGTTTATTTACTTCCTAAAACATTAGAAAAACGCCCTAGAGGTATCTTTACATCAAGTATCGGATATTCATCTTATTTGGGTAAATATTTGAAAAAGCTCTTTACTCAGTACGAAGTAGATTATGAGTTTAATAGAGCGAGCTACGAGGTATTCATTGCAAAACTTCTTAGTACACTTAAAAAAGGGCATTTCATAACAGATAAAGCTCTAGGAGCTAAGGATAAGAAAGATATTCTAGGATATAGACTTAGAATGGATTCTATGCTATGGACTATCAATGAAGAGGGAAAACCTACTATTGATAAAATTAGAATGAATCTTGGCGTAGATTCTCCTGTCAATTATCTAAATGCTAACAAGTTTTTTAAATCATTCTATCAACAGAATTTCAATAAATACCCTAAAAGATATAAAGCTTCTGAGCATACAGGACAATTAAATAATGAGGATAGAATTACCCGTGAAGATGAGTTCAGAAGAGGTGATATATCAGCTCTTTACTGTTCTCCAACAATGGAGTTGGGTATCGATATAAAAGACTTGAATATTGTTCACATGAGGAATGTGCCTCCAAGTCCTGCTAACTATGCTCAGCGTAGTGGTCGTGCAGGACGTGGTGGACAAACTGCATTGGTATTTACTTATGCAACCTCACGGTCTCCGCATGATAGACATTATTTCAAAAATCAAATTGATATGGTCGCAGGAGTAGTAGCTCCTCCTAAAATTGACCTGTCAAATGAAGAACTTTTATTGAATCATTTCCATGCCATGATGCTAATGGATTGTTCTTTTGCAGGAGATGAGGGTGATTACAATAGTATCAGTTATCTAGTAGATATAGACAAGACTCCTGAATTACCTTTAAAAGACAGTGTATTCAGAAAGATCGATGATTTTTCTTCTTTCAATGAAGGCTTGATTTCTAGTTTTCAGAACCTATTGGATGATTTAGGTATCAACTCGACTGAACACAAATGGTATTATGACAATTGGGTTAATGATAAGGCGAACCAGTTTAAGAACAGCTTTAATCAATCGTTTGATCGTTGGAGAAAACTATTCATTTCGTCAGAAAATTTATTAACAAAGGCTCGAAACACCTTAGATAATCACCATATAAAAGATAGTTCAGAAGACAAGAAGACGGCAAAAAGGGAGCATGCAATTGCACTAAGGCAACGTTCGTTACTATTGGGAAATGCGACTACTAACGGGCAGTCAGAATTTAACTTATTCCGCTATTTAGCTTCAGAAAACTTTTTACCAGGATATAACTTTACACGCCTACCTATCAGAGCTTATGTAGGAGGAGATCGACATACTGATAGTGGTGAGTATATCTCTCGTCCTCGTTTTGTAGCTCTCAATGAATTTGGACCTCAAAACACGATATATCATAAAGGGACAAAGTATAAAATTCAGAAAGTAGATTTAACTGATGCTGAGATTCAATTAGAGAAAATTAAGGTAAGTGATGATACGGGCTATGCATTCTTAAATGAGGAAGCGAAAGGACAGAATAATGATCCTATAACGAGTAAAGAGTTAAGCGGTTTTCGTTCTACAAGATTGTTGCAACTAGATACAGTTAATACGACAAGTTTTGAACGAATTTCTTCACAGGAGGAAGAACGACAAAGAGCAGGTTATGATATACAAAACTTCTTCTCGTGGAACAATGAAGCTAGTAATAAAACGCTCACTCTGGAAAGAGGTGGAGAGCCGTTGTTACAACTGACTTTTTCTTCAGCAGCAAATCTTATCCAAGTAAATCAGAAATGGAGAAAGACTAGAGATGAAGAAGGTTTCCCGATTGGTGTTAAGGATGGAATTTGGAAGTCTAAAAAGCAAGTAGGCGAAGCAGAAGAAGGTAGTATAGTACCTGTAATGCCTTATACAAGAGATACGGCAGATATACTTTATATACAGCCTATGGAACAGCTCATTGAAGAAAATGATAAGCAACAATCTGCTATTCTTTCTTTAATGTATGCTTTGAAAAGAGGTATTGAAGAAACCTTCTCTATTGAAGAGAATGAGCTTGGTGTATGGGCAATGGGCGATCAGACAAGACCAAATATTCTTTTCTTTGAATCATCCGAAGGAAGCTTAGGAGTACTCACTCAATTAGTGCAGAAGCCTGAGTTTTTGACCAAAGTATTTGAAAATGCTTATGTCAAATGTTTCTACGATCTAAAAACAAAAGAGGAAATTGATGGACCAAGAGAGGATGTTTCTTACGATGATCTATTGTCATATTATAACCAAAGATATCACCAGCTTTTAAGTAGAAGTATTGTCAAAAATCCATTAGAGAGATTAATGGAATTGAAGGCTGTTACTCAGGAGGGAGGTCTTCAAAGGGATATTTATGATGAGCTTATAAACTCTTATGATAAGAATTCTCAAATGGAAGAACAGCTCATCAAATATCTATATACGAATGATTATAGATTGCCAGATAAAGCACAATTCAATATGGAGGAGTTCTTGGTAAGTATTGATTTTGTAGCGAAGGTTAATAATACGCCTTACCTCATTTTTGTAGATGGAAGTGTACATGATAATGAAAGAGTACAGCAGGAGGATAAGGAAAAAAGAACACTACTGATGAATAGTGGATATAATGTAGTTGCATGGCATTATTCGCAACCTATTGAGGAATTTGTCCAAAATCACTTACATGTATTCCCTAAAATAAAAAACTAA
- a CDS encoding helicase-related protein → MTFKPGNLVDFRGRTWIVLPQEDEQLLMIKPLGGTDEEITAVYKPLMAIEGQIKEAKFADPSVEEIDDFETAKLLFNATRLSFRNAGGPFRCMGKLSFRPRSYQVVPLVMALKQDITRLLVADDVGIGKTVEALMILKERIERGDIKRFAVVCPPHLCEQWKQEIKDKLDMDAEIIRSSTASAIDRKLPDDRSAFHHLPYQVISIDYIKSDKRKGIFLDDCPDFVIVDEAHTCTKPSGAKSPTQQQRYHLLHQLAKKEDRHLLLLTATPHSGKNEEFSALLGLLKPELEHIDLDTATSKQREEMSKYFIQRKRENISRWLKGKEETPFPDRENTELDYELHDEYYKLYVEAKRLARDITRKSTNQKKGHFWAALALLRGIMSSPEAGIEMLKNRIHKRQEDIQAEEFIEEDITIQDKLTAISDNTESLDDLSVSQDEISEMEHLLHLLEKVKEGDFDHKSNKTVRLIKEWLKDGYSPIIFCRYIATANYLQEVLRDALPKKVTVEAVTSELADEQRKERVDQLGKASQRVLIATDCLSEGINLQENFDAVVHYDLPWNPNRLEQRDGRVDRFGQTSPTVKSYLLWGSDNPMDKIVLNVLIKKIRDIRRTTGVSVSLGEENLSIMEEILKEVLEEDTPVQRQLTLNLGDTTSQISDSFSKELDTIKRKAENLRSIFAHERVKPDEIEELLKEVDEAIGDVNSVESFVVGALRFFGTDIKPVDGHYQIAPMTLPPALKIFFPSDLKQLPVSFVSPTPRGLIYIGRNHRFVEQLCQMILNAAFEEKADPRVARTAVIQTDAVNTLTTLVQFRVRNVIREKRRKSNELIAEELFLWGYEGFEEIQKTLSYQEVKSLMLEAKSLVQIPLPTQQTLVASQLSRFDNLKEEFVELAEQRALNLVDAHGKFQSLVGGSNFEAVYPVLPPEVMGIYVLQPKPKDLF, encoded by the coding sequence ATGACATTCAAACCAGGCAACTTAGTTGACTTTAGAGGAAGAACATGGATTGTTCTTCCTCAAGAGGATGAGCAACTCCTTATGATCAAACCATTAGGAGGAACCGATGAGGAAATTACGGCTGTATATAAACCCTTAATGGCAATCGAAGGACAGATCAAAGAAGCAAAGTTTGCTGACCCTTCTGTGGAGGAAATAGATGACTTTGAAACTGCCAAACTACTATTCAATGCGACTCGACTTTCGTTTAGAAATGCAGGTGGTCCATTCCGTTGTATGGGTAAACTTTCATTTCGTCCGAGATCATATCAAGTTGTGCCTTTGGTAATGGCTTTAAAGCAAGACATTACCAGACTTTTAGTCGCTGATGATGTAGGTATTGGTAAGACTGTTGAAGCTTTGATGATCTTAAAAGAGCGTATTGAGCGAGGAGATATAAAACGCTTTGCAGTAGTATGTCCACCGCATCTTTGTGAGCAATGGAAACAGGAGATCAAAGATAAACTAGACATGGATGCTGAAATTATTCGTTCGAGTACAGCCTCTGCAATTGATCGTAAATTACCAGATGACCGATCAGCTTTTCACCATTTGCCATACCAAGTCATTTCGATAGATTATATAAAGTCAGACAAACGAAAAGGAATTTTCTTGGATGACTGTCCTGATTTTGTAATTGTAGATGAGGCACATACGTGTACAAAACCTTCGGGAGCCAAATCTCCAACACAACAGCAACGCTACCATTTGTTGCATCAACTCGCTAAGAAAGAAGATAGGCATTTATTACTACTGACAGCTACACCACACTCAGGTAAGAATGAGGAATTTTCAGCTTTGTTGGGACTGCTTAAGCCTGAGTTAGAGCATATAGACTTAGATACAGCAACTTCTAAACAAAGGGAGGAAATGTCTAAGTATTTCATTCAAAGAAAGAGAGAGAATATTTCTAGATGGCTTAAAGGCAAAGAAGAAACACCTTTCCCTGACCGAGAAAACACAGAACTTGATTATGAGCTTCATGATGAATACTACAAACTATATGTAGAAGCGAAACGATTGGCTCGTGATATTACGAGGAAATCAACCAATCAAAAGAAAGGACATTTTTGGGCAGCACTTGCTTTGCTTAGAGGGATTATGTCTAGTCCTGAAGCAGGAATAGAAATGCTTAAAAATCGAATTCACAAAAGACAAGAAGATATACAAGCTGAAGAATTTATTGAGGAAGATATTACCATTCAAGATAAGCTCACAGCCATTTCTGATAATACGGAGTCTTTGGATGACCTAAGTGTTTCTCAAGATGAAATATCTGAGATGGAGCATCTTTTACACCTTTTGGAAAAAGTAAAAGAAGGGGATTTCGACCACAAATCAAATAAGACGGTAAGGCTTATTAAAGAATGGTTGAAAGATGGCTATTCGCCTATTATTTTCTGCCGATATATTGCTACTGCAAATTATTTACAAGAGGTATTAAGAGATGCCTTACCTAAAAAAGTAACGGTAGAAGCTGTTACCTCGGAGCTTGCAGATGAGCAGCGTAAAGAAAGAGTAGACCAATTGGGTAAAGCTTCTCAGCGTGTGTTGATTGCAACGGACTGTCTGAGTGAAGGAATTAACTTGCAAGAAAATTTTGATGCGGTAGTGCATTATGATTTGCCTTGGAACCCTAACCGACTAGAGCAAAGAGATGGTCGTGTAGATCGTTTTGGGCAAACTTCTCCTACGGTTAAATCTTATCTATTGTGGGGATCGGATAACCCAATGGATAAGATTGTATTGAATGTACTGATCAAGAAAATTAGAGATATCAGACGTACAACAGGGGTTTCTGTCTCATTGGGAGAAGAAAACCTTTCCATTATGGAAGAAATCTTAAAGGAGGTATTGGAAGAAGATACGCCTGTTCAAAGACAATTGACCCTTAATCTTGGTGATACGACTAGTCAAATCAGCGATAGTTTCAGCAAGGAACTAGATACGATTAAGCGTAAGGCGGAAAACCTCCGTTCTATTTTTGCACATGAGCGTGTAAAACCCGATGAAATTGAAGAATTGCTTAAAGAAGTAGACGAAGCAATTGGAGATGTTAATTCAGTGGAAAGTTTTGTAGTAGGTGCTTTACGTTTCTTTGGCACAGATATAAAACCAGTGGATGGGCATTACCAAATAGCTCCAATGACACTACCACCTGCATTGAAGATATTCTTCCCAAGTGATCTTAAGCAATTGCCTGTTTCTTTTGTGTCTCCTACACCAAGAGGGTTGATCTACATCGGTAGAAATCATCGTTTTGTGGAACAGCTTTGCCAAATGATTTTGAATGCAGCTTTTGAAGAAAAAGCTGATCCAAGAGTGGCTCGTACGGCAGTGATTCAGACGGATGCCGTCAATACATTGACAACTTTGGTACAGTTCCGTGTCAGAAATGTGATCAGAGAAAAGCGTCGCAAATCAAATGAATTGATTGCTGAAGAATTATTCCTTTGGGGCTATGAAGGTTTCGAGGAAATACAAAAAACGCTTTCTTATCAAGAGGTGAAAAGCCTAATGCTAGAAGCTAAATCGCTTGTGCAGATTCCTTTGCCTACACAGCAAACCTTGGTCGCAAGCCAATTAAGTCGTTTTGATAACCTAAAAGAGGAATTTGTCGAATTGGCTGAACAGCGAGCCTTAAACCTTGTAGACGCACACGGAAAATTTCAGTCGTTGGTAGGCGGTTCCAATTTTGAGGCGGTTTATCCTGTTCTTCCTCCTGAAGTGATGGGAATTTATGTCTTACAACCGAAACCAAAAGACCTTTTTTAA